One window of Watersipora subatra chromosome 3, tzWatSuba1.1, whole genome shotgun sequence genomic DNA carries:
- the LOC137390851 gene encoding E3 ubiquitin-protein ligase ARK2C-like, which yields MEPSQEHRPEVPASARQRPEQAEPTVGQLLTSPNDTLSPMHERHSGVSHSSTQQQNDTQGQTYHDLASVQDPFQPAQFFSPNHDPVLSAASHPESYSSLMLPEYMYFSFHPPYYSLFRRITRNDPFLHHDYYGNTEEPHYESGEQNQRRSPGTQRRLAEQFLMSHSSTWEPLPAPRECIRPCHPVQHEGTYEPDESPRNSSDRSWHSFDTRRQRHENPDHPHNRSPRETEHSYTRADVPTRGDTPQTSPHQHRYVESLPAESLNYSQNHVDHSEPWTSVPRPSFTPRQTVIDNPNHNSTAESTPPIGYYNVGQPHMIINHAPQVYQPVQQGQTHNHLMGFLYVYQLQHQQPFHHAPTHPHQTTDNSIIGASQETIDRTTFAHRYNQRVASDMDDGSSDDKCTICISEYKTGEHVRRLPCLHLFHRDCIDRWLNSNKRCPMCRANIEATIPEAAGIST from the exons ATGGAG CCATCACAAGAGCACCGGCCTGAGGTCCCTGCATCAGCTAGACAGCGACCTGAACAAGCAGAGCCCACTGTAGGACAACTGCTGACTTCACCTAATGACACTTTATCACCCATGCATGAGAGACACTCTGGTGTTTCTCATAGTTCAAC GCAGCAACAAAACGATACACAGGGACAAACCTACCACGATTTAGCCAGTGTTCAGGACCCTTTTCAACCAGCGCAGTTCTTTAGTCCCAATCATGATCCAGTCTTGTCTGCAGCTTCTCATCCTGAAAGTTACTCAAGTCTAATGCTTCCtgagtacatgtattttagtttcCATCCTCCTTACTACAGCCTTTTTAGACGAATCACTAGGAATGATCCTTTTCTGCACCATGATTACTATGGTAACACTGAAG AACCACATTATGAAAGTGGAGAACAAAATCAACGACGCAGTCCTGGTACACAAAGACGGCTTGCTGAACAATTTCTCATGTCTCATTCTTCCACATGG GAACCATTACCTGCACCGAGAGAGTGCATCAGACCATGCCACCCTGTGCAGCACGAGGGTACATATGAACCTGATGAGAGTCCAAGAAACAGTAGCGACAGATCATGGCATAGCTTTGATACAAGGAGGCAGAGGCATGAAAATCCGGATCATCCTCATAATCGATCTCCACGTGAAACTGAGCATTCTTACACCCGGGCAGATGTACCTACAAG AGGAGATACTCCGCAGACCTCACCACATCAGCATAGATACGTGGAAAGCTTACCTGCAGAGTCTTTGAATTATAGCCAAAACCATGTTGATCATTCAGAGCCTTG GACCTCAGTTCCAAGGCCATCCTTCACCCCGAGGCAGACAGTAATCGATAATCCAAACCACAATTCCACAGCTGAAAGCACTCCTCCTATTGGCTACTACAATGTTGGACAGCCGCATATGATTATCAACCATGCT CCTCAGGTCTACCAGCCAGTTCAGCAAGGTCAGACTCACAATCATCTGATGGGCTTTCTGTACGTTTACCAACTTCAACACCAGCAGCCCTTTCACCATGCTCCAACCCATCCTCACCAGACGACCGATAACAGCATTATAGGTGCCTCACAGGAGACGATCGATCGTACGACGTTCGCTCATCGATACAATCAGAGGGTCGCTAGTGACATGGATGATGGCAGCTCAGACGACAAGTGTACTATCTGTATCAGTGAATACAAGACAGGTGAACATGTTCG ACGACTACCTTGTCTTCATCTTTTCCATCGAGACTGTATTGATCGGTGGCTTAATTCTAACAAGAGGTGTCCGATGTGTCGTGCTAATATTGAGGCGACTATACCAGAGGCAGCTGGAATTTCTACTTAG